The DNA sequence TTGCATGAAGCGGATTTTTTTATAGATCTCGGCGAGGACGAAATACTGGGTGGAAATTTCACCCGGTTTAATCCGGAACAGCCGGATTTTCCCGCGTTGAGACGATTCAAGCACTTGTTTTTCCTCAAATCGTACGAGGAGGGTCTGCGCAGTCCCGTGACTGAGGGGGAGATAGGTACAGATCTCCCGGATGTAGTATTCGCGGTCATACCCGTTGGTGAAGAGGGTAAGGACCAAGAGCCCGTTTTCATTTATGTCTAATTTATTAGACATATGTCTTATTTACTATACGATGTGGCTTAATGGTTTGTATCGTTCGGACGGCATCGGGTGGCAGACCCTGCGGACGGGTTCCGGAGTACCTTCATATAAGAAACGCTTAAATATGTCCCCTTTTGGCCAAAAAGGGCCATAAAGACGATCGACACAGACGCGAAATGCGGGCGGATCGTGAGGTCTCCCTACCATCTGCACCCTGGAAAAACGGCTGCCGGTAATGAGCGAATATAGTCCTTGGAAATGGTCCCGTTTGGCATGGGGAGCGAGGAGAGCGACTCTTTTTTGAAGGCCTGAAAATTGCCGAAAATAAGGGTAAATCGGGGATATTTTAGGGGGGTATGGGGGGCTGTGGATCTCGCTTTGAGTCGGTTTCGGACTGAAAATGATGCCGACTGGAATTGAGAATTGGGCTGATAAACAGGGAAGAGTTATTCTTCACATTTGAACTCGATATCGTCATCCATGTGCTCATATCCCCATTCACAGAGCAGGTCGAGGATTGGCATCAGGCTGAGTCCTTTTTCCGTGAGCGAATACTCCACCTTCGGCGGGACCTGAGGGTACACCTTTCTGGTGATGAGACCATCCTTCTCAAGTTCGCGAAGCTGTTTGGTAAGCATTCTCTGGGTGATCTTCGGCTGCACACCGCCCATTAGCTGACTAAACCGGAGTGTCCCGTCTCGTAACTCATAGAGGATCAATGGTTTCCATTTGCCTCCAATCACATCGATTGCGGCATCGATTCCCCAGCTGTATTTGTATTTTTTCGGCGTATCGTCCATTAGTATACATCCTGTAAGTATGCAACAAACATGTTAGTATATACTATATAATTTGTTTGTTCCAAATATATACTTAACGAATTCGGGTGTCGAAAGACCCCCTGGAGAATGAGATTAATGACAGACAGATCGACACTTGTGGCATACTTCTCGCATTCCGGCAACACGCGTGTACTTGCACACCAGATACACGATATTGCCGACGGGGATGTCTTTGAGATTGATCCGGTCGATCAGTACCCCCGTGAGTATAATGCAGTCGTTGGGCAGGCACGCTTGGAGCTTGACCGGGAGTTCCTGCCTGAACTGAAGACGAAAGTTGCAGACATGGACTCCTACGATGTAATGTTCATCGGGTATCCCAACTGGTGGGGTACGATTCCCCGCCCGGTTGCATCGTTTTTGTCTGCGTATGATCTTTCGGGCAAAACCATTGTTCCGTTC is a window from the Methanovulcanius yangii genome containing:
- a CDS encoding flavodoxin; its protein translation is MTDRSTLVAYFSHSGNTRVLAHQIHDIADGDVFEIDPVDQYPREYNAVVGQARLELDREFLPELKTKVADMDSYDVMFIGYPNWWGTIPRPVASFLSAYDLSGKTIVPFCTHEGSGLGRSEADIQGLCPRSTVPEGLAIRGSRVHDADELVRLWLRERGWHSNPVPPGTHGSENHSNVVEI
- a CDS encoding winged helix-turn-helix transcriptional regulator codes for the protein MDDTPKKYKYSWGIDAAIDVIGGKWKPLILYELRDGTLRFSQLMGGVQPKITQRMLTKQLRELEKDGLITRKVYPQVPPKVEYSLTEKGLSLMPILDLLCEWGYEHMDDDIEFKCEE